One segment of Thermosipho atlanticus DSM 15807 DNA contains the following:
- the secA gene encoding preprotein translocase subunit SecA, with protein MKLFDKNERMIKKYFKRVAKINEKNYENTVSEELRKKFLKIKENIDEENIDEYLNEVFAIVREIAKRTIGMRPFDVQLIGGMVLHEGKVAEMKTGEGKTLVATMPIVLNALLGKGVHLVTVNDYLAKRDAMWMGPIYLALGLRVSVINTQNKSFEIVWKNPDLAEKALHENWSVWPENFTGEFLSDEEKVKKAVEAFEVDLKEISRKEAYRCDITYGTNTEFGFDYLRDNLVIDLDDRVQRGHFYAIVDEVDSILIDEARTPLIISGPSKTRASDYRRFDQIAKRLIKDKHFVVDEKKKTVILTDDGIEHIEKLLKIDNLYDPEHVNKMYFLLNALKAHHLFKKDVDYIVYNGEVVIVDEFTGRLLPGRRYSGGLHQAIEAKEGVAIKEESVTYATITYQNYFRMYQKLSGMTGTAKTEEEEFKQIYGMEVVVIPTHKPMIRIDRDDLIYRTAEEKYKAIVEEIKKRHAKGQPVLVGTTSIEKSEILSKMLSKESIPHEVLNAKYHEKEAQIIAKAGQKGAVTIATNMAGRGTDIKLGPGVKELGGLLIIGTERHESRRIDNQLRGRAGRQGDPGESIFFLSVEDDIVRIFGGDKISKIMDMVRIQKGEPIYHPMLTRLIEQVQKKVESINFSIRKNLLQMDTVLDAQRKAIYGYREYLLAGNIEEHFKEAIEDFVERRLEEFCEKGVCDTAGILESLKLWGITDKLPDTRDELREVLINKFSERFEAKRKEFGEDFPKIGKFIALRVLDENWRQYLEEVEHVKEAVSLRTYGQKDPIIEFKKETFRMFDEMMARIYEQTIMLIMNLRKIDEKAEKESKKDLEKLRVVHEEFSLVSRKERRATKKSTKKKLKVKRN; from the coding sequence ATTGGAATGCGTCCTTTTGATGTTCAACTTATTGGAGGTATGGTGCTTCACGAGGGAAAAGTAGCCGAAATGAAAACAGGTGAAGGTAAAACATTAGTTGCGACGATGCCAATAGTCTTGAATGCATTACTTGGTAAGGGTGTTCATTTGGTTACCGTGAACGACTATCTTGCCAAGCGAGATGCAATGTGGATGGGCCCCATATACCTTGCTTTGGGTTTAAGGGTGAGTGTAATAAATACACAAAATAAATCGTTTGAAATTGTATGGAAAAATCCTGACCTTGCTGAAAAAGCTCTTCATGAAAACTGGAGTGTATGGCCTGAGAATTTTACAGGAGAGTTTTTATCGGATGAAGAAAAAGTAAAAAAGGCTGTTGAAGCTTTTGAAGTAGACTTAAAGGAAATTTCGAGAAAAGAAGCGTATCGCTGTGATATTACCTATGGAACAAATACTGAATTTGGTTTCGATTACCTGAGAGATAATTTAGTAATAGATTTAGATGATAGAGTTCAAAGAGGACATTTTTATGCAATTGTGGATGAAGTAGACAGTATCCTTATTGACGAAGCTAGAACACCTTTAATAATTAGTGGACCTTCAAAAACCAGGGCTTCTGATTACCGAAGATTTGATCAAATAGCAAAAAGGTTAATTAAAGACAAACATTTTGTGGTTGATGAAAAAAAGAAAACAGTGATTTTAACTGACGATGGTATAGAACATATTGAAAAGCTGTTAAAAATTGATAACTTATATGATCCTGAACATGTCAATAAAATGTATTTCCTATTAAACGCATTAAAAGCTCATCATTTGTTTAAAAAGGATGTTGACTATATAGTTTATAACGGTGAAGTAGTTATTGTTGATGAATTTACCGGACGTTTGCTCCCAGGGCGAAGATATAGTGGAGGTTTACACCAAGCTATTGAAGCAAAAGAAGGCGTTGCAATAAAAGAAGAATCAGTTACTTATGCAACTATCACATACCAAAATTATTTTAGAATGTATCAAAAACTTTCAGGTATGACTGGTACCGCAAAAACGGAAGAGGAGGAATTTAAACAAATTTACGGCATGGAGGTTGTTGTTATCCCAACTCATAAGCCTATGATAAGGATTGATAGGGATGATTTGATATATAGAACCGCTGAAGAGAAATATAAAGCGATTGTCGAAGAAATAAAGAAACGTCATGCAAAGGGGCAACCTGTATTAGTTGGAACAACTTCAATTGAGAAAAGTGAAATCTTAAGTAAAATGTTATCAAAAGAAAGTATTCCGCATGAAGTTTTAAATGCTAAGTATCATGAAAAAGAAGCACAAATTATAGCAAAAGCTGGACAAAAGGGAGCAGTAACTATTGCAACAAATATGGCTGGGAGAGGTACTGATATCAAATTAGGGCCAGGTGTTAAAGAACTTGGTGGTTTGTTAATTATAGGGACTGAAAGGCACGAAAGTAGAAGGATAGACAACCAACTTCGTGGTAGAGCTGGTAGACAAGGGGATCCTGGAGAATCAATATTCTTTCTTTCGGTTGAAGATGATATTGTAAGAATTTTTGGTGGAGATAAAATTTCAAAAATCATGGATATGGTAAGAATACAAAAAGGAGAACCTATTTATCATCCAATGTTGACAAGATTAATTGAACAAGTACAGAAAAAAGTTGAAAGTATAAATTTTTCTATAAGAAAAAATCTGTTACAAATGGATACAGTTTTAGATGCACAAAGAAAAGCTATATATGGTTATAGAGAGTATTTGCTGGCAGGCAATATAGAGGAACATTTTAAAGAAGCCATCGAGGATTTTGTTGAAAGAAGGTTAGAAGAATTTTGTGAAAAGGGAGTTTGTGACACAGCTGGCATTTTAGAATCATTAAAGTTGTGGGGAATTACTGATAAACTTCCTGATACAAGGGATGAACTCCGGGAAGTTTTAATAAATAAATTTAGTGAAAGATTTGAAGCAAAGAGGAAAGAATTTGGTGAAGATTTTCCAAAAATAGGTAAGTTTATAGCTTTGAGAGTATTAGATGAAAATTGGAGACAATATTTGGAAGAAGTAGAACATGTTAAAGAGGCGGTAAGTTTAAGGACATATGGACAGAAAGATCCCATAATTGAGTTTAAGAAAGAGACATTTAGAATGTTTGATGAAATGATGGCTAGAATATATGAACAAACAATCATGCTAATAATGAATCTTAGAAAAATTGACGAGAAGGCGGAAAAAGAATCTAAGAAAGATTTAGAAAAGTTAAGAGTTGTCCATGAGGAATTCAGTCTTGTAAGTAGAAAAGAGAGAAGGGCGACAAAAAAGTCAACGAAAAAGAAATTGAAAGTTAAAAGGAATTAA
- the mce gene encoding methylmalonyl-CoA epimerase, which translates to MKAIKIDHIGIVVRDAKERLKLYRDFLGLKVEKIEELPERGLKVYFIQIGETRFELLEPLSESSEITKFLETRGEGIHHIAVNITNIEEAVKLAKENGFKPLSEEPKKGAGGTKVLFLHPKTTGGVLLELVEGEHK; encoded by the coding sequence GTGAAAGCTATTAAAATAGATCACATTGGTATAGTAGTTAGAGACGCGAAAGAGCGTTTAAAACTATATAGAGATTTTTTAGGCTTAAAAGTAGAAAAAATCGAAGAATTACCTGAAAGGGGTTTAAAAGTTTATTTTATTCAAATTGGCGAGACACGTTTTGAACTTCTTGAGCCTTTATCTGAAAGTTCGGAGATAACCAAGTTTCTTGAGACAAGAGGAGAAGGAATTCATCATATTGCGGTTAATATAACTAATATTGAGGAGGCAGTTAAACTAGCTAAAGAAAATGGTTTTAAACCTCTCTCGGAGGAACCAAAAAAAGGGGCTGGGGGAACAAAAGTCTTGTTTTTACATCCTAAAACAACAGGTGGGGTACTTCTTGAGTTAGTTGAAGGTGAACATAAGTAA
- a CDS encoding acyl-CoA carboxylase subunit beta: protein MEELIKKLKEMSERIELGGGEKQIQKQHSAGKLTARERLKLLFDEGTFEEIDKFVKHRNTYFGLDKKELPADGVVTGIGKVNGRTVAAFSQDFTVMGGSLGEMHAKKIVKLMDLAIKLGIPLIGINDSGGARIHEGVDSLYGYGEIFFRNTLASGVIPQITLIAGPCAGGAVYSPAITDFVIMVDKTAQMFITGPNVIKAVTGEEITKEELGGALVHNTKSGNAHFVASSDEEAIEIVKKILSYIPQNNMEEPPIGVSSDLSLDDGILNIVSSDSKKAYDVRDVIRKIVDNGEFLEVHENFAKNIVVGFARINGYSVGIVANQPNVFAGALDIDSSDKAARFIRFLDAFNIPIITFVDTPGYLPGTKQEHGGIIRHGAKLLYAYSEASTLKVTIILRKAYGGAYIAMGSKHLGADFVAGWPTAEIAVMGPEGAANIIFKKEIEAAENPEELRAQKIKLYKEMFANPYVAAARGYIDAVIDPRETRKWIAKAIEYGVTKVEPRPKKKHGNIPL, encoded by the coding sequence ATGGAGGAGTTGATCAAAAAATTAAAGGAAATGTCTGAAAGAATAGAACTTGGTGGTGGTGAGAAACAAATTCAGAAACAGCACAGTGCTGGAAAGTTAACTGCTCGTGAAAGACTTAAATTATTATTCGATGAAGGTACTTTTGAGGAAATTGACAAATTTGTTAAACATAGAAATACTTACTTTGGTTTAGATAAAAAAGAATTACCTGCTGATGGAGTAGTTACTGGAATTGGTAAAGTAAATGGGAGAACAGTGGCCGCGTTTTCCCAAGATTTTACAGTAATGGGTGGTTCCCTGGGTGAAATGCACGCTAAGAAGATTGTAAAATTGATGGATTTGGCAATAAAACTTGGTATCCCCCTTATTGGCATTAATGATTCTGGAGGTGCCAGAATTCATGAAGGAGTTGATTCATTATATGGTTATGGGGAAATATTTTTTAGGAATACGTTAGCTTCTGGTGTTATTCCTCAAATCACCTTGATTGCTGGTCCATGTGCTGGAGGAGCTGTATATTCACCGGCAATAACTGATTTTGTAATAATGGTTGATAAGACTGCTCAAATGTTTATTACTGGCCCTAATGTAATAAAAGCTGTTACTGGTGAGGAAATAACGAAAGAAGAATTAGGTGGTGCCCTTGTTCATAATACTAAAAGTGGTAATGCTCATTTTGTAGCTTCAAGTGATGAAGAAGCTATAGAGATTGTTAAGAAAATTTTAAGTTACATACCTCAGAATAATATGGAAGAGCCACCGATAGGTGTTTCTTCTGATCTTTCATTAGATGATGGCATATTGAATATAGTATCATCTGATTCAAAGAAGGCATATGATGTGAGAGATGTTATTAGAAAAATAGTTGATAATGGAGAGTTTTTAGAAGTTCATGAAAATTTTGCAAAAAATATTGTAGTAGGATTTGCGAGGATTAACGGTTATAGTGTAGGGATAGTTGCAAATCAACCAAATGTTTTTGCAGGGGCTTTAGATATAGATTCTTCAGATAAAGCTGCTAGATTTATTAGATTTTTGGATGCCTTTAACATACCAATAATCACATTTGTGGATACTCCAGGATATTTACCGGGTACAAAACAAGAACATGGTGGAATTATTAGGCATGGCGCTAAATTGTTGTATGCATATAGTGAAGCTAGTACTTTGAAAGTTACTATTATACTTAGAAAAGCGTATGGTGGGGCTTATATTGCGATGGGAAGCAAACATTTAGGTGCAGATTTTGTTGCTGGATGGCCTACAGCAGAAATAGCAGTTATGGGTCCTGAGGGTGCTGCAAATATCATATTTAAGAAAGAAATTGAAGCAGCCGAAAATCCTGAAGAGCTAAGAGCACAAAAAATAAAATTATATAAAGAAATGTTTGCAAACCCATATGTTGCTGCTGCTAGAGGTTATATCGATGCAGTTATAGATCCAAGAGAAACAAGGAAGTGGATAGCAAAAGCAATTGAATATGGTGTAACAAAAGTTGAACCGCGTCCAAAGAAAAAGCATGGAAATATTCCATTATGA